Proteins from a genomic interval of Rhodococcoides fascians A25f:
- the thrB gene encoding homoserine kinase, which yields MTTTLPIGLTVTARVPASSANIGPGFDTLGIALGLYDEIEVTTTASGLRIHVDGEGSADVPWGPTHLVVRAIERGLEAAGVWADGLDVHCRNAIPHSRGLGSSASAVVGGLAAANALAAKVDPSSALSESQLVQLSSEFEGHPDNASASCLGGAVVSWSEPPNASVTARKYAAVRLDVHPTIRVVVLVPSERSSTSHTRGLLPELVPHRDAAFNVSRSALVVVALTQRPDLLMSATEDLLHQGQRAQALPDTTRWIATLRARSIAAVVSGAGPTVMALCTEEFPTDLRDAATAEGWRVLDLEVADGVTVA from the coding sequence ATGACGACGACACTTCCGATCGGGCTCACGGTGACCGCGCGCGTTCCGGCGTCCAGTGCCAACATCGGACCCGGATTCGACACTCTCGGAATCGCTCTGGGGCTCTACGATGAAATCGAGGTCACGACCACGGCGTCGGGGCTGAGGATTCATGTCGACGGCGAGGGCTCGGCGGATGTCCCGTGGGGGCCGACGCATCTGGTGGTGCGCGCCATCGAGCGAGGGCTCGAAGCTGCCGGAGTGTGGGCCGACGGTCTGGATGTCCACTGCCGCAACGCAATTCCTCATTCGAGAGGTCTCGGTTCGTCGGCGTCGGCTGTGGTCGGGGGCCTCGCAGCGGCCAACGCGCTCGCTGCGAAAGTCGATCCGTCCAGCGCACTGTCGGAGAGCCAGCTCGTTCAGTTGTCGTCGGAATTCGAGGGGCATCCCGACAACGCGTCGGCGAGCTGCCTCGGCGGAGCCGTCGTGTCGTGGAGCGAACCGCCCAATGCCAGTGTGACGGCGCGGAAGTACGCGGCCGTGAGGCTCGATGTGCATCCGACCATCAGGGTCGTCGTGCTCGTGCCGTCGGAGCGCTCGTCGACCTCGCACACGCGGGGTCTGTTGCCCGAGTTGGTGCCCCATCGTGATGCGGCCTTCAACGTGAGTCGGAGTGCTCTCGTGGTGGTGGCGCTGACTCAGCGTCCGGATCTGCTGATGTCGGCGACGGAAGATCTGCTTCATCAAGGACAGCGGGCCCAAGCGCTGCCCGACACCACGCGCTGGATCGCGACTCTGCGCGCCCGATCGATCGCGGCCGTGGTCTCAGGGGCGGGACCGACCGTCATGGCGTTGTGCACCGAAGAGTTTCCGACGGATCTGCGCGACGCCGCAACCGCCGAGGGGTGGCGGGTACTCGACCTGGAGGTAGCCGACGGAGTGACCGTCGCGTGA
- the rho gene encoding transcription termination factor Rho — MTDTELISAPETSRRRAGLSGMVLTELRSLAGELGIKSISGMRKGDLIAAISEHQSGAASAKSAKSDAPKSDAPKTRRAAASTPTVEDRPAAEAAPAPEVSTADASATQSVDAADSAPETGRRARGRRAAGRRAGAPDQLPLDDSDNSAGSETAATTSSADTASSEKQDEGDNAAPERPRRSRGERNRQDGSDREQRDADGNRDNGARDNGSRNQGDRDTATRENGSRDNGNRNQNDRNQNDRNQGDRNQGDRDNSNRDNGGRNQSDRNGRNRNQGDGRNDNRNDGRNEERNNGPRDNRDNNQDDEGEGRGRRGRRFRERRRGRDRGEGNDGGGGGRERDTEIREDDVLQPVAGILDVLDNYAFVRTSGYLAGPNDVYVSMNLVRKNGLRRGDAVTGAVRVAREGEQSSQRQKFNPLVRLDTVNGGEVEAARKRPEFGKLTPLYPNQRLRLETQQNILTTRIIDLVMPIGKGQRALIVSPPKAGKTSVLQAIANAIAINNPECYLMVILVDERPEEVTDMQRSVKGEVIASTFDRPPGDHTAVAELAIERAKRLVEAGQDVVVLLDSITRLGRAYNNSSPASGRILSGGVDSTALYPPKRFLGAARNIEHGGSLTIIATAMVETGSTGDTVIFEEFKGTGNAELKLDRKIAERRVFPAVDINPSSTRHDELLLAPDEAAVVHKLRRVLSGLDSHQAIDLLVDRLKKSKNNLEFLMEVSKTAPGGNND; from the coding sequence GTGACCGATACGGAACTTATCTCTGCGCCCGAAACGTCACGCCGACGTGCAGGCCTGTCCGGAATGGTTCTCACCGAGCTACGCAGCCTCGCTGGCGAACTCGGCATCAAGAGCATCTCCGGTATGCGCAAGGGCGACCTGATCGCAGCCATTTCCGAGCATCAATCGGGTGCTGCTTCGGCGAAGTCGGCCAAGTCCGACGCACCCAAGTCCGACGCACCCAAGACGCGCCGCGCCGCTGCGTCGACACCCACCGTCGAAGATCGACCTGCAGCAGAGGCCGCACCGGCACCCGAGGTGTCGACTGCCGACGCCTCGGCGACGCAGTCGGTCGACGCGGCAGACTCGGCGCCCGAAACCGGTCGTCGCGCACGTGGCCGTCGAGCAGCAGGTCGCCGCGCAGGTGCACCCGATCAGCTCCCGCTGGATGACAGCGACAACTCGGCTGGATCCGAGACCGCAGCAACCACTTCCTCCGCGGACACCGCGTCGAGCGAAAAGCAGGACGAGGGCGACAACGCCGCCCCCGAGCGGCCGCGACGCAGTCGCGGCGAGCGGAACCGTCAGGACGGATCCGACCGGGAACAGCGTGACGCCGACGGCAACCGAGACAACGGGGCCCGTGACAACGGAAGCCGTAATCAGGGCGACCGCGACACGGCCACCCGCGAGAACGGCAGCCGGGACAACGGCAACCGCAACCAGAACGACCGCAACCAGAACGACCGCAACCAGGGTGATCGCAACCAGGGTGATCGGGACAACTCCAACCGTGACAACGGTGGTCGCAATCAGTCCGATCGCAACGGCCGTAACCGCAATCAGGGCGATGGTCGCAACGACAACCGCAACGATGGCCGCAACGAGGAGCGAAACAACGGTCCTCGCGACAACCGCGACAACAATCAGGACGACGAGGGCGAAGGCCGGGGTCGTCGGGGTCGTCGGTTCCGTGAGCGGCGTCGTGGACGCGATCGTGGCGAGGGCAACGACGGCGGCGGCGGCGGACGCGAGCGCGACACCGAGATTCGTGAGGACGATGTTCTTCAGCCGGTAGCCGGCATCCTCGACGTTCTCGACAACTACGCGTTCGTCCGCACCTCGGGCTACCTGGCCGGACCGAACGACGTCTACGTGTCGATGAACCTCGTCCGCAAGAACGGTCTTCGTCGCGGCGATGCCGTCACCGGCGCAGTTCGAGTGGCACGCGAAGGCGAGCAGTCGAGCCAGCGGCAGAAGTTCAACCCGCTCGTGCGATTGGACACCGTCAACGGGGGAGAGGTCGAGGCTGCCCGCAAGCGTCCGGAATTCGGCAAACTCACCCCGCTGTACCCCAACCAGCGTCTGCGTCTCGAGACCCAGCAGAACATCCTCACCACGCGCATCATCGACCTGGTGATGCCGATCGGCAAGGGCCAGCGTGCGCTCATCGTCAGCCCGCCGAAGGCAGGCAAAACCAGCGTTCTGCAGGCTATTGCCAACGCGATCGCCATCAACAATCCCGAGTGCTACCTGATGGTCATCCTCGTCGACGAGCGTCCCGAAGAAGTTACGGACATGCAGCGCAGCGTCAAGGGCGAGGTCATCGCATCGACGTTCGACCGGCCGCCGGGCGATCACACCGCCGTTGCGGAGTTGGCGATCGAACGGGCCAAGCGCCTGGTCGAAGCCGGACAGGACGTGGTGGTTCTGCTCGACTCGATCACCCGTCTGGGACGTGCGTACAACAACAGCTCGCCGGCTTCGGGACGAATCCTGTCCGGTGGTGTCGACTCGACCGCGCTGTATCCGCCGAAGCGGTTCCTCGGTGCGGCTCGAAACATCGAGCACGGTGGATCGCTGACGATCATCGCCACGGCCATGGTCGAGACCGGATCCACCGGCGACACCGTGATCTTCGAGGAGTTCAAGGGCACCGGTAACGCCGAGCTCAAGCTCGATCGAAAGATCGCGGAGCGGCGCGTGTTCCCGGCCGTCGACATCAACCCGTCCAGCACCCGCCACGACGAACTGCTTCTTGCTCCCGACGAGGCGGCAGTGGTGCACAAGTTGCGACGCGTGTTGTCCGGACTCGACTCCCACCAGGCCATCGACCTGCTGGTCGATCGACTGAAGAAGAGTAAGAACAACCTCGAGTTCCTGATGGAAGTCTCGAAGACGGCACCCGGCGGCAACAACGACTGA
- the rpmE gene encoding 50S ribosomal protein L31, producing the protein MKAGIHPDYTLTTVVCGCGNTFETRSTTDKERISVEVCSQCHPFYTGKQKILDTGGRVARFEARYGKRAGKKADADS; encoded by the coding sequence ATGAAGGCAGGAATTCACCCCGACTACACACTGACGACAGTCGTCTGTGGTTGCGGAAATACTTTCGAGACCCGAAGCACCACCGACAAAGAGCGCATCAGCGTCGAGGTCTGCTCGCAGTGCCACCCCTTCTACACCGGCAAGCAGAAGATTCTCGACACCGGCGGCCGCGTCGCACGCTTCGAGGCTCGTTACGGCAAGCGCGCCGGCAAGAAGGCCGACGCAGACAGCTAG
- the prfA gene encoding peptide chain release factor 1, whose amino-acid sequence MARTVKPSAIDDILAEHSGLEQQLADPALHNDPSAARRAGKRFAELAPIMSAHTKLTAAQDDLEAARELAADDSSFAAEIPELEATVLHLEQTLTDLLAPRDPHDGDDIVMEVKSGEGGEESALFAADLARMYVRYAERRGWRVEVLDANVSDLGGYKDATLSIKTKDPLDGVWARLKFEGGVHRVQRVPVTESQGRVHTSAAGILVYPEPDEVEEVQIDETDLRIDVYRSSGKGGQGVNTTDSAVRLTHLPTGIVVTCQNERSQLQNKARAMQVLAARLQAAAEEAANEEASAGRASQVRTVDRSERIRTYNYPENRITDHRIGFKAHNLDALLDGEMDALLDALAKADRDARMQAE is encoded by the coding sequence ATGGCGAGAACAGTGAAGCCTTCGGCCATCGACGACATCCTTGCCGAACACTCCGGGCTCGAGCAGCAACTCGCCGACCCAGCGCTGCACAACGACCCGTCGGCGGCACGTAGAGCCGGCAAGAGGTTCGCCGAACTGGCACCGATCATGTCTGCGCACACCAAGTTGACCGCCGCTCAGGACGACCTCGAAGCCGCACGTGAGCTCGCTGCCGACGATTCGTCGTTCGCAGCAGAGATCCCCGAGCTCGAGGCGACAGTGCTGCACCTGGAGCAGACCCTCACCGACCTGCTCGCGCCACGCGACCCGCACGACGGCGACGACATCGTGATGGAGGTCAAGTCGGGTGAGGGCGGCGAGGAATCGGCGCTCTTCGCAGCCGATCTCGCGCGGATGTACGTGCGCTACGCAGAACGCCGTGGCTGGCGGGTGGAGGTACTCGACGCGAACGTATCCGACCTGGGTGGATACAAGGACGCGACCCTGTCGATCAAGACCAAGGACCCGCTCGACGGCGTGTGGGCGCGTCTGAAATTCGAGGGTGGCGTGCACCGGGTGCAGCGAGTGCCGGTCACCGAATCTCAGGGACGCGTGCATACTTCCGCGGCCGGGATCCTGGTCTATCCCGAACCCGACGAGGTCGAAGAAGTCCAGATCGACGAAACCGATCTGCGTATCGATGTCTACCGCTCGTCCGGCAAGGGCGGCCAGGGCGTCAACACCACCGACTCCGCGGTTCGGCTCACGCACCTTCCGACCGGCATCGTCGTGACCTGCCAGAACGAACGTTCGCAGCTGCAGAACAAGGCACGTGCCATGCAGGTTCTCGCAGCTCGCCTCCAGGCGGCCGCAGAGGAAGCAGCCAACGAAGAGGCCTCGGCCGGACGAGCCAGCCAGGTGCGTACCGTCGACCGCTCGGAGCGGATCAGAACCTACAACTACCCCGAGAACCGCATCACCGATCACCGCATCGGCTTCAAGGCGCACAACCTCGACGCCCTGCTCGACGGAGAGATGGATGCGTTGCTCGACGCGCTGGCCAAGGCGGACCGCGACGCTCGTATGCAAGCAGAGTAG
- a CDS encoding SHOCT domain-containing protein, with the protein MNQALTPAGENAVTELSSRYGISTDAVRTMLDAVNNGRGSMAQFNIPELGGSGQWMRGGMTMVGNMFDHGLKSRVDGLCRDLSAVLSQHQVYPPREAAGGSFGGNSFGSGSWWPSDLGSPSSSGGQNGSQYAVFPGSRRLAVLVGGELAVYDTLDHSIGGVQQQQGGGPGSLEFTSQYGTFSAGSLPRVDQQSSGTNSQNQSAPQAYPQQSSSQQSSSPQSSAPQASNQSGSGGNQVGVDISEITAAIEALAGLHAKGFLTDDEFFSKKSELLGRV; encoded by the coding sequence ATGAACCAGGCCTTGACACCCGCAGGCGAGAACGCCGTCACCGAACTGTCGTCTCGCTACGGCATCTCGACCGACGCGGTCCGCACCATGCTCGACGCCGTCAACAACGGCCGCGGCTCCATGGCGCAATTCAACATTCCCGAGCTCGGTGGCAGCGGACAGTGGATGCGCGGCGGAATGACCATGGTGGGCAACATGTTCGATCACGGGCTAAAGAGCCGGGTCGACGGCCTGTGTCGTGATCTGTCTGCGGTGTTGTCGCAGCATCAGGTGTATCCGCCGCGAGAGGCCGCGGGTGGTTCGTTCGGTGGTAACTCGTTCGGGTCCGGTTCGTGGTGGCCATCGGATCTGGGTTCACCGAGTTCGAGCGGCGGCCAGAACGGGTCGCAGTACGCGGTGTTTCCGGGCTCCCGACGTCTCGCGGTGCTCGTGGGCGGGGAACTGGCTGTGTACGACACGCTGGACCACTCCATCGGGGGAGTGCAGCAACAGCAGGGCGGCGGACCGGGGTCGCTGGAATTCACCAGCCAGTACGGCACGTTCAGTGCAGGAAGTCTGCCTCGAGTGGACCAGCAATCGAGCGGAACGAACTCGCAGAACCAGTCCGCACCGCAGGCCTACCCGCAACAGTCCTCGTCACAGCAGTCTTCGTCACCGCAGTCTTCGGCTCCGCAGGCCTCGAACCAGTCCGGGTCCGGGGGTAACCAGGTCGGCGTCGACATCTCCGAGATCACCGCTGCGATCGAGGCTCTCGCCGGATTGCACGCGAAGGGCTTCCTCACCGACGACGAGTTCTTCTCCAAGAAGTCGGAGTTACTGGGACGCGTGTGA
- the prmC gene encoding peptide chain release factor N(5)-glutamine methyltransferase, which produces MSRKPLRLAILEATSMLEAAGVPSPRVDAELLAAHLVGVERGRLGLVPLVEPELVEAYFRTIEQRAKRIPLQYITGKTSLGNIDVEVGPGVFVPRPETELLLAWALAFLENVDRHPPVILDLCTGSGALALAIANARPDAVVHAVELDPSALAWARRNADLRSGEGDTPITLHHGDVTARDVLIELDGTVDMIVANPPYVPEGAQLDPEVIDHDPHMALFGGADGLSVIEPMVGNIARWLRVGGGVAIEHDDSNGDEVAALLSRRRVFTEVIAHPDLAGRPRFVVATRAHPASA; this is translated from the coding sequence GTGAGCCGCAAGCCGCTACGCCTAGCCATCCTCGAAGCAACATCGATGCTGGAGGCGGCCGGTGTGCCGAGTCCACGTGTCGATGCAGAACTCCTTGCCGCGCACCTCGTCGGTGTGGAACGTGGCCGTCTCGGTCTTGTTCCCCTCGTCGAACCAGAGCTCGTCGAGGCGTACTTCCGGACCATCGAGCAGCGCGCGAAACGTATTCCGCTGCAATACATCACGGGTAAGACCTCGCTGGGCAACATCGACGTGGAAGTGGGCCCGGGTGTCTTCGTGCCGCGTCCGGAGACCGAGCTGCTGTTGGCTTGGGCTCTCGCGTTCCTCGAAAATGTGGACCGCCATCCGCCTGTGATTCTCGACCTCTGCACGGGTTCGGGTGCGCTGGCGCTGGCGATCGCCAACGCTCGGCCGGACGCCGTCGTGCATGCCGTCGAGCTGGATCCGTCGGCCTTGGCGTGGGCGAGGCGTAATGCCGATCTGCGCAGCGGTGAGGGTGATACCCCGATCACCCTGCACCACGGCGACGTCACGGCACGTGATGTGTTGATCGAACTCGACGGCACGGTCGACATGATCGTCGCGAACCCGCCCTACGTCCCGGAAGGCGCACAACTCGATCCCGAAGTGATCGATCACGATCCGCACATGGCCCTTTTCGGCGGTGCCGACGGACTGTCGGTGATCGAGCCGATGGTCGGCAACATCGCCCGTTGGCTTCGAGTCGGCGGCGGCGTCGCGATCGAGCACGACGACTCCAACGGCGACGAGGTGGCGGCTCTGCTGTCCCGGAGACGGGTGTTCACCGAGGTCATCGCGCATCCGGACCTGGCAGGAAGACCCAGGTTCGTCGTCGCCACACGGGCGCACCCTGCCTCTGCCTGA
- a CDS encoding L-threonylcarbamoyladenylate synthase, which translates to MSTVYDCSEADARAAGLTAARGALKSGRLVVMPTDTLYGIAADAFDGSAVTDLLRAKGRGRDMPVPVLVGSWNTIDGLVQSVRPRTRDLIRAFWPGALSIVVQQAPSLAWDLGDAQGTVMLRMPLHPVALELLREVGPLAVSSANISGSPPATTVTEAREQLGGSAAVYLDGGPADHAVASTIVDLTSDRARILRVGAIPTEKIAEVLGVTAESLVPGAS; encoded by the coding sequence GTGAGTACCGTTTACGACTGCAGTGAAGCCGATGCGCGCGCTGCGGGATTGACCGCGGCCCGCGGTGCCCTCAAGTCCGGCCGACTCGTGGTGATGCCCACCGACACCCTGTACGGGATCGCCGCCGATGCGTTCGACGGCAGCGCAGTCACAGATCTGCTGCGCGCCAAGGGCAGGGGACGCGATATGCCCGTGCCCGTGCTCGTCGGCTCGTGGAACACCATCGACGGCCTGGTCCAGAGTGTCCGGCCGCGCACCCGAGATCTGATTCGCGCGTTCTGGCCCGGCGCGTTGAGCATCGTCGTCCAGCAGGCGCCGTCGCTGGCGTGGGATCTGGGCGATGCCCAGGGCACGGTCATGTTGCGTATGCCGCTGCATCCGGTCGCGCTCGAGTTGCTGCGTGAGGTCGGCCCGCTCGCGGTGTCCAGTGCCAACATCTCGGGAAGCCCGCCTGCCACCACGGTGACAGAGGCACGGGAGCAGCTGGGTGGGTCGGCGGCGGTCTACCTCGACGGGGGACCGGCAGATCACGCGGTGGCGTCGACCATCGTGGATCTGACGAGCGACCGCGCACGAATTCTGCGGGTCGGTGCCATTCCCACCGAGAAGATTGCCGAGGTTCTCGGTGTCACCGCCGAAAGCCTGGTCCCGGGAGCGTCCTGA
- a CDS encoding glycosyltransferase family 4 protein has product MSVELLAQSNLGAGVPIRELLLVFLTAAVVTFFATGGVRVAAIKFGAVAIPRDRDVHVQATPRLGGVGIYVGMLAALLFASQLPALARGFDVAYNRDIPAALVAGFVIVLVGVIDDRWGLDALTKFVGQVTAAGVLVIMGVSWVVLYQPWGGEPGQPGSTLVLDQLQAGLVTVLITVVIVNAMNFVDGLDGLAAGLGLISSVAICIFSVGLLQEQGGDVGVYPPALIAAALAGACLGFLPHNFQPARIFMGDSGSMLIGLTLATISTSASGRIPLTAYGPRDLLGLLSPLLLVGAVMLIPILDLLLAVIRRTRAGRSPFSPDKMHLHHRLLQIGHSHRRVVLVIYLWVGVLAFGAVGSSLLDRRIVVLLVAAGLVFALVVTAVPTLRVDRSRGPVRRSARRGS; this is encoded by the coding sequence ATGAGCGTCGAGTTGCTGGCTCAGTCGAATCTGGGGGCAGGCGTTCCCATTCGGGAGCTACTGCTGGTCTTTCTCACTGCTGCCGTCGTCACGTTCTTCGCCACCGGTGGAGTACGAGTGGCGGCGATCAAATTCGGTGCGGTTGCCATTCCCCGCGATCGTGACGTCCACGTGCAGGCCACCCCGAGGCTCGGGGGAGTGGGCATCTACGTGGGCATGCTCGCCGCCCTGCTGTTCGCGTCGCAGCTGCCGGCCCTGGCCCGGGGTTTCGACGTGGCCTACAACCGCGACATACCGGCCGCGCTTGTTGCCGGGTTCGTGATCGTGCTGGTCGGTGTCATCGACGACCGCTGGGGCCTGGATGCCCTGACCAAGTTCGTCGGGCAGGTGACGGCAGCAGGCGTGCTGGTGATCATGGGTGTCAGCTGGGTCGTGCTGTATCAGCCCTGGGGAGGCGAACCCGGTCAGCCGGGCAGCACCCTGGTTCTCGATCAACTGCAAGCCGGACTCGTGACGGTTCTGATCACCGTCGTGATCGTCAACGCCATGAATTTCGTCGACGGTCTCGACGGGTTGGCCGCCGGTCTCGGGCTCATTTCCTCGGTGGCGATCTGCATTTTCTCGGTGGGGCTGTTGCAAGAGCAGGGCGGCGATGTGGGCGTCTACCCGCCGGCGCTGATCGCCGCCGCGCTGGCCGGTGCATGCCTGGGATTTCTGCCGCACAACTTCCAGCCCGCGCGCATCTTCATGGGTGATTCGGGCTCCATGCTCATCGGGCTGACGCTGGCCACGATCTCGACGAGTGCCTCGGGGCGGATCCCGTTGACGGCTTACGGTCCGCGCGATCTGCTGGGCCTGTTGTCGCCACTTCTGTTGGTCGGTGCCGTGATGCTCATCCCGATACTCGATCTGCTGTTGGCCGTCATCCGTCGCACCCGGGCCGGACGAAGCCCGTTCAGTCCCGACAAGATGCATTTGCATCATCGACTTCTGCAAATCGGTCACTCGCATCGACGGGTGGTGCTGGTGATCTACCTGTGGGTCGGTGTGCTCGCCTTCGGGGCGGTCGGATCTTCCCTGCTCGATCGGCGGATCGTGGTGCTTCTGGTCGCCGCCGGTCTGGTGTTCGCACTGGTGGTCACTGCTGTCCCTACCTTGCGGGTGGATCGATCGCGTGGGCCGGTACGTCGAAGCGCACGACGAGGCAGCTGA